One window of the Anopheles cruzii chromosome 2, idAnoCruzAS_RS32_06, whole genome shotgun sequence genome contains the following:
- the LOC128267955 gene encoding 2-acylglycerol O-acyltransferase 2-A-like, producing the protein MGKIEWAPLNVPLGRRLETLSTALWMWLILFGELGMLISYFVLLIYGNLFIKTLCLIYGYFIYTDRKITTNGGRGQGVNWWRGLFWWRLYRSYFPATLHKTVDLDPNRNYLFAAFPHGVLGLGVFINFATSVTGFAEHFPKIRSRPVTLNFHFVIPFFRELLLSWGLVSANQTSILSLLKASNKPDHPLNADGYTGNAVVIVVGGAAESLHCRPNNYTLVLRKRKGFCKLAIKAGTPLVPVMTFGEVDLFDQPPNPPGSKLRRFQEFVKNTTGIAPAAFVGRGFFQYSYGLIPRRKPLNTVVGAPIEVVQSDNPTNEQIDEVHDRFCRELDLLFETHKARFITDHKNVKLVLE; encoded by the exons atgggaaaaatcgAATGGGCACCACTAAATGTGCCGCTTGGACGGCGGCTCGAAACTCTGTCCACGGCACTGTGGATGTGGTTGATCCTGTTCGGTGAACTAGGAATGCTTATTTCCTACTTTGTCCTTCTG ATCTACGgtaatttgtttattaaaacACTCTGCCTCATCTACGGATACTTCATCTACACGGATCGTAAAATTACAACCAACGGTGGTCGTGGCCAAGG TGTGAACTGGTGGCGCGGACTGTTCTGGTGGCGTCTCTATCGGAGCTACTTTCCGGCAACGCTGCACAAAACGGTCGATCTCGATCCCAACCGGAACTACCTGTTTGCCGCGTTCCCGCATGGTGTTCTCGG ACTCGGAGttttcatcaatttcgccACCAGTGTGACTGGTTTTGCCGAACATTTTCCCAAGATTCGGTCTCGGCCCGTCACACTCAACTTCCACTTCGTCATCCCCTTCTTTCGTGAACTGCTGCTTTCGTGGGGGCTTGTTTCGGCCAACCAGACCAGCATTTTGAGTTTGCTGAAGGCGTCGAATAAACCCGACCACCCACTGAACGCCGATGGCTACACAGGCAATGCGGTcgtgatcgtcgtcggcggtgcgGCAGAGTCCCTGCATTGTCGGCCCAACAACTACACGCTGGTGCTGCGAAAGCGCAAAGGTTTCTGTAAGCTGGCCATTAAAGCCGGTACACCGCTCGTTCCCGTGATGACATTCGGTGAAGTCGACCTATTCGATCAACCACCGAATCCGCCGGGCTCGAAGTTGCGCCGGTTCCAGGAGTTCGTGAAGAACACGACGGGAATAGCGCCGGCGGCATTCGTTGGTCGCGGTTTCTTCCAGTACAGTTACGGGCTGATACCGCGCCGGAAACCGCTTAACACTGTCG TCGGAGCACCGATAGAAGTGGTGCAGTCGGATAACCCCACCAACGAGCAGATCGACGAGGTGCACGATCGCTTCTGTCGCGAGCTGGATCTGCTGTTCGAAACGCACAAAGCACGCTTCATCACTGACCACAAGAACGTGAAGCTTGTGCTGGAATAA